The following is a genomic window from Bacillota bacterium.
CCTTCTGGTCCCGGTGTTCGGGATCCCCCCGCGGGTCGGCTGACGGTTCGACGGCGGCGGCAACCTATCCCTGATCCGCATCCGCTCGGGGAAACCGGAAGTGGTACCTGATTCCCGTCGGCCAGGTGATCAGGGAATCGTCCTCAGTCCCCCAGGGCCCGGCGTTGTGGACGAGAAGCGGGACCCCATCCTTTCGACGCCGGTCGGAAACGATTCCGATGTGGTCCAAAGACCGCCCGAAGATGACGATATCCCCTCCCTGCCATTGCTTCAGGTTTTCCCTGTCCCCCGGGATGACCTCCCGCGTCAGACTGGTCGCCCGCTTGCTGAAGAACACGGCCAGGTTCTGGACGCGCCGGAAGTCGATGTTGGGGTCGGGCCGGCCACCCACCCGGGGGTAGTCGCCGGGGTGAGCCTTGATGTCCGCGTCAAGGATGGCCTTGAAATCGTAACCCGCCGCCTTGAGAGCCTTCCAGATCACGTCGGTGCAGACGCCCTCATCCTCGGGCGGGTAGCCGCCCGCATAATAGGCGTCCCGATACTGCGGCTTGGACTGGACGTATTCCCGGGCCCCGGCGACCATGTCGTCAAGATCCAGGAGCCCGTCCCCGTCCTGGTCGTGGGGGATGGCGACCTTCTCCACCTCGACCCGTGGCTCGAAGGGGTTCAGTCGGTCGATGGGCGAGGCCAGGCCGGTCAACCGGCCGATCGACGACCAACCGACGTCGGTCAGGAAGACGAAGGTCGCCGCGGCCAAGACCAACCCGGCGACGATCAGCCAGGCCGCCGGCAAGCCCTTACGGGCACGCCGACCCCGATGGGTCCTGGCCGATCGGCCGACATCTTCCCTCGGTTTGAACGGCGTCGGCACTCTCTCCATGGTCGATCGCACCTTTCTCCGAGCCTGCCGGCCGCGCTTCGCCGCGGGCCTGGACCTCAGCGCGCGGACCGATGCACGAAGGGCCGTCGCTCAACGCGGCGGCCCTTCTCGTCACGTTCGTCCAAAGCTGGCCTTTCCGTGGCTCAGGCCTTCTTCGCCCGCTCCTGGAGGTCCTCGTGGATGGCCTTGGCCGCCTTCTTGCCGGCGCCCATGGCCAGGATGACGGTGGCCGAACCGGTGACCGCATCGCCGCCGGCGTAAACGGCGTCGCGGGTCGTCTTGCCGGTCTCCTCCTCGACGATCAGGCCGCCCCATTCCTTCGTCTTCAGCCCCGGGGTGGTGCTGGAGAGGAGCGGGTTCGGGCTGGTCCCGAGGGCGACGACGACGGTGTCGCACTCCATGACGTAGTTCGAGTTGGGGATGGGCACCGGTCGCGCCCGACCGCTGGCGTCGGGCTCACCCAGTTCCATCTTCTGGACCTCCATCCCCTTGACCCAGCCGGTCTCGTCGCCGAGGAACTTGACCGGGTTGGTCAGGAAATGGAACTTGACCCCTTCCTCGATGGCGTGCTCGAACTCCTCGGCCCTGGCGGTCATCTCTTTCTCCGTCCGGCGGTAGACGACAAAGGCCTCATCGGCCCCGTGGCGCAGGGCTGAACGGACCGAGTCCATGGCCACGTTGCCGGCCCCGATGACGGCGACCTTCTTCCCCATCTTGATCGGTGTGTCGTAATCGGGGAATCTGTAGGCCTTCATCAGGTTGGTCCGGGTCAGGTACTCGTTGGCCGAGTAGATGCCATTGAGGTTCTCCCCGGGGATGCCCATGAACTTCGGCAGACCGGCCCCGGTACCGAGGAAGACGGCTTCGTAGCCCATGGCGAAGACCTCGTCGACGGTGACCGTCCGGCCGATAATGACGTCGGTGCGGACCTCGACGCCGAGCTTCTTCAGAAGGTCGACCTCCTCGGCGACGATGGCCTTGGGGAGACGGAATTCGGGGATGCCGTAGATGAGGACCCCGCCCGACGCGTGGAGGGCCTCGAAGATGGTCACGGAGTAGCCCAGCTTGGCCAGGTCTCCGGCGGCCGTCAGGCCGGCCGGGCCGGAGCCGACGATGGCCACCTTGCGGCCCTTCCCCGGAGCCCCGTCGCCGGGCTTCTGCACGTTGACGCCCCGCTTCATGGCCATGTCGGAGGCG
Proteins encoded in this region:
- the gltA gene encoding NADPH-dependent glutamate synthase encodes the protein MPIKPRTSMPTQEAEARKRNFNEVALGYREEDAIAEAARCLQCKDAPCQKGCPVGVQIKDFIKAAKTGDWAAAYDKIKETNSLPAVCGRVCPQEEQCEKLCLLGKKGQPEAIGRLERYASDMAMKRGVNVQKPGDGAPGKGRKVAIVGSGPAGLTAAGDLAKLGYSVTIFEALHASGGVLIYGIPEFRLPKAIVAEEVDLLKKLGVEVRTDVIIGRTVTVDEVFAMGYEAVFLGTGAGLPKFMGIPGENLNGIYSANEYLTRTNLMKAYRFPDYDTPIKMGKKVAVIGAGNVAMDSVRSALRHGADEAFVVYRRTEKEMTARAEEFEHAIEEGVKFHFLTNPVKFLGDETGWVKGMEVQKMELGEPDASGRARPVPIPNSNYVMECDTVVVALGTSPNPLLSSTTPGLKTKEWGGLIVEEETGKTTRDAVYAGGDAVTGSATVILAMGAGKKAAKAIHEDLQERAKKA
- a CDS encoding DUF1287 domain-containing protein; this translates as MERVPTPFKPREDVGRSARTHRGRRARKGLPAAWLIVAGLVLAAATFVFLTDVGWSSIGRLTGLASPIDRLNPFEPRVEVEKVAIPHDQDGDGLLDLDDMVAGAREYVQSKPQYRDAYYAGGYPPEDEGVCTDVIWKALKAAGYDFKAILDADIKAHPGDYPRVGGRPDPNIDFRRVQNLAVFFSKRATSLTREVIPGDRENLKQWQGGDIVIFGRSLDHIGIVSDRRRKDGVPLLVHNAGPWGTEDDSLITWPTGIRYHFRFPRADADQG